The genomic DNA GATCCACACCCTTTGCCGATTCCGTCAAAGTTGCCCAGGGAATCTACGACTGCGGCCCAGCTGTATTTGTAATTAAGCTGATAACCTTTGCCATGGTATTCTTCTGCATTGCAGGCGATAGCGGGGTAATCATCGTAACTACGAACGGCGTCTCTGTATGGGTATTGTAAATCCTGGGCCATCCATGTTTGGTTTCCGATTTTGGCTGTCTTGTAAAATTCACCATTTCTTTTATCTATGAAGTAGCTTGTTTTGACTCTTGCTTGGTTGGATGTGTTTTTAACGCATCTGACAGGCCTATTATCGTCTTTGGGTCTCGTGGTAGACGAATAGAATCCCATATCGGCATAAAAAATTGCTAAATAAACATGATTAATCCATTCTTCGGTTGAACTCCAAAAATCGTTGAAGCTACTGGTGCTGGTGAGGTTGAATCCTCGTGCATTCAAACTATCTGTACTACTTAAATTGGTTGCAAAGGCGAGTTCTTTCCATTCATTGATGTTGGGAAGATGCCAACCCTCAGGGCAAACTCCTTGAACTTCTGGTGCGTTGTAACATAAGGTACTATCTCCGCATCCTATGGCGTCTTCACTAAAGAGTCCTGCGGAATCCATAGCGGCTGACCACGTATAGACTACGCTATCTGCGGGACAGTCATCATTGTTAAAGGTTGTGTGTAAGCAACCGTTAAACCCGGTGTGTATTTGCGTGTTAGGGCGGCCTCCAATCGCAGAAGAACTATGGTATTGGAATGTCAGATTTTCTGCCATCCAGGTTTGTGTGCCGATGTTAATAGTCTTGTAGATGTGTCCGTCTCGAGCGTCGGTGAAGGTTCCATACTCACAGTTGTCCACGCTATCTATTACGCAGGGTTCCGCAATCTTTATGCTTGCGGAGTCCAACTCTGGCAGCTCGTATCTTTCAGGGCGTTCCGCGGAAGTGGTGTCCTTAGGAAGTCTTTCGGAAGAATCGCTTTTGACACTGCTGGAGGATTCAACCATCTTGCTGCTGGAGGAGGATTGCGCAGAACTGCTGCTGCCGTTACTGCTAGAGGAATCGTCTTCCTTGCTGCTGGAGGATTCTTCGTTATTGCTGCTGGCCGTCCAAACCCATTCCTTATACTTGCTACTGTATTCGCAGGATAGGATTACGTCATCGGGCTTGTAATAGGCCGTGCTATTCTCATGATCCTTATCGCAAGGTAAACCTTTCATTTCCGATTGGGAATTGAAGAGATAGTCAGCTCCATGAAATTCAGAGCTGGAAACGGTGTCGCCTTCGCTACATGCGGAAAAATAAAGTGCGGTTGCAGCAAGAGCTGCAGCCCAAATGTGCTTTGTCATCAGATCCTCCTACCCAAGGTTGTTTAGATGAACATAATGGTATTCAATTTGGCACGGTACTTCCAAGTCAGCTCGTGCTTGGGGCCTAGAACGCCGAACAAGGTGAGCATGGCCTTCTTGGCTGCTCCATCATTCCATTCCGGGGCTTCCACGTACAGGTTCAGGAATACCTGGAGGGCTTCCTCGAACTGTTCTGCAGCGGCGAGCCCGCAGGCTTCGTGATAGACGATGGCTTCCTTGCCCTGAACATCCTTCTTGGCTGCTTCGGCGTGGAAGTCCAACAGTTCCAGGAGGGATTTTGCTTCCTTGTACTGGTCGTCGGCTTCATTGAACTTCTTGAGAATTTCCTTTGCCTTTTCGGAGTCGCCGATTCCCAGACTTGCCTTTGCCCACAGGAGCATCAACTGCTTGTCTTCGGGCTTCTGCTGGAGGGCTTCGTTCAGCATGGGAAGGGCTTCATCGTAATTTTTCTGGGCGATTGCTTCTTCCAGGGCGGTCATGAAGCGGTTCTCGTCGGAGACGTAGAACTTTTCCAGACGCTTCTTCAGTTCTTCTTCGGGAAGTACACCGGCGATTACATCTGCAATCTGGCCCTTGTCCACGATATGAACTTCGGGAACGGAGCGTACGCGGAATGCCTGGATGAGTTGCATGTTGGCACGGTCATCACAGCTGACCACGCCCAAGGTGAAGTCCATGCTGGTGGAAAGCTGACCCATGAGCTGGGCGTAACCTGCGCAATCGGGATATTCAGCGGAAGAGAAAAGAACGGCTACAGCCCTAGTTTCGGAAGGCTGGGCGATTTCGGTTTCAAAATTTTCGGAAGTAATCTGTACAACTTTTGCCATGGCCTGTAATATAGTAAATAGGGTCTAGGGTTTAGGGGCTAGGGCCGCACAATGCAGGCGCAGACGCCCCTGGATGTTTCGTCTTTTTTGCACTAGGTAATGTTCATCTCCTGCAATCCCTAGTCTCTAATTTCTAGTTTCTAATCTCTATACCCTATCCCCTGTTCCCTAATCTCTACTCTGAAAAAAGTTTCCTATATTGAATCCTATGAGTACATGTTCTTTTTGTAAGGCCGAAGTGACTGAAGTAACCCTGCATCACCTGCAGTTGCGTATTTGCCCTAAGTGCCATTCTGTGTTTTTCCCCTGCGATCAGACCATGGCTTTCCGTGGTGACCTGACGGATAAGTCCCGCGAACTGTGGCTTGCGGCCTTGAAGCGTATGAATGTGCAGGATCCGGTTTGTGAAAATCCTTGCTGTATCGATCACGGGGAACCTCTGGTAGACGGAAAACTTCCCGATTATGGCTTTGACGGCAAGGTGACCACCTGCTGCAAGACTTTCCATATGAAACCCTCCCTCTTTATGGAACTGCTCCAGCGTACTCTGGACAATCCGTTCCAGAATCCGGGCAAGGAAGGCAAACACCACTTCTTCTTCATCAAGTGGTTTGATGCTCTTGTCAATAAGATTATGGGCGAAAAGATGCCGGACGAGGATCCGCTGGACCTGGTACAGTACAACATTCACCTGAAGAAGTTCATCGAGATAGAAGAATAATGACTAAGACTTACACCATATTAGGGATTGTGGTGGCAATCATTCTGGGAGTGTATAACTACCTCCCGGATCAGCGCTTCTTTGACTCGGCTTTTCCGGTGAGTGACGGAATTTCTGTAGAGGCTTACGATGACCAGTATGATGGTGGAACCTCCCAGATTGAATATGCTGCAGGGGATTCTACGCTAGAGTTTAGCTGTACCTTGGGACCGGAAAGTGGCAAGGGCGGCTGGTGTGGCGTTCTTTTCCAGCTGGGTGATGTGGCCAACAAGAAATTCAAGAAGTGGAATTTTGTGGACACGGTTCTTCTGGATATTGAATCGAGTGGAACCAAGGAAATTCTCCTGAAAATCTGGACCTTTGATCCGGATGTGACTCAGCTGGATAAGCCTAATACCTTTAGACTTCTCCTGAAGGAAGTGCCCCTGAAGGGTGGCCGCGAAACCATCGCTATCCCTATGGATGATTTCTACACGCCTGATTTCTGGTTTGATGAATACGGCCAGAAGTCTGCCCGTAACCGCCGCTCGCTGGAATCTTCCGCTCGTCTGGAAATTACCTCCGGTTGGAATCAGCCCCGCGGGCAGAAGTATTCTCTCAAGGTCCATCAGCTGTCTGTGTCGGGCGTAAGCAATCTTTATTTCGGTATTACCTTGGGCTTGATTCTCCTGGTGGTCATTGCCGCCATTGGACTTCGCCATCCCAAGAAAAAAGGCAATGATAATGAAGCGTAAGGTTGTAATTGTCATTGCAACTTGCGTCCTTTTGCTGGTTGTGCTTCTAGCTTTTTTTGCCTTGCAGAAAAAGTTTGGCTTTCGTGAAATGACGATTTTCCCTACGGATACCTATGAAGTATACGCCATGAATGACTCTATTGCGGGTGGATATTCTACTAGCACGATTCATGTGGCGAAAGATGGCTCCGTTACGGCTGATGTGAATATCCGTTCTGGCAAGGCGTATTCCTACGCGGGAATTGGCGTGAACCTATTGTCCGTAAATCATCGTCCTGCAGCAAACTTCTTTGACTTTGATGAGTTTGACTCTGTGGAAGTGAATGTAAGAACGGGACGTATGCAGTCGGTGGAATTTCGTATTTTGAATAACGATCCTGTTTATAGCCGGGCGGGGGCACTGTTGAGCTATCGTCCAAAAACAAAGATTATTCCTGCAAATACGGTAACCAAATTTGCCTTGACGGATCTTAAAACTCCGGAATGGTGGCTTGTGGAGCAAGGCTTGGATAAGGATGATTACCTGTCTTACTTTGATCGAGGCGTCATTCTTGCTGTAGTAAATGGAGAAAAGGTGATGCGAGGCATTCCGGATGAAATAGAACTGAAATCCATTAGGCTTTGGCGTGGAAATGCATCTCGGGAATAAGAAAGGAAAATATGCAAGTGAATAGAATTTGGACCATTGATAAGATTATGCGCCTATTGGGCGTTGTTCTTGGTGCTGTGGCTTTGCTGTGGCTGGTGAATTATCTTAAGGGAGTTCTTTTTCCTTTCTTCGCTGCGTTTTTGCTTGCGTACATTTTAGACCCGCTGGTTGCAAAGTTGCAGGTTAAGGTCAAGCATCGTATTATTGCTGTAATCATCGTTTTGCTTTGCACGCTGAGCGTCGTAGGCGGCTTACTCTGGTTCATTGTCCCAAAAATCGTTGGGGAAATCCAACATTTAGGTGTTCTTGTCTCTCGAATTTTTAGCGACTCCAACTGGGCTAACCGTCTATCGGAATTCGTTCCGGATGAACTCTGGAATTCCTTGAAGAATGACGTTTCCTGGAAGAATATTTCTACCACACTTAAGGAACTGGATATTTGGCAGTCAGCACAATCACTGGCGGGAAAAGTCCTGCCGGGTGCCTGGGGTGTAATTTCCAAGGGTGGTCAAATCTTTGTGTGGATTTCTGGTGCATCCCTGATTTTCATGTATCTGGTGTTTATTATGCTGGACTTGCCCAAACTCCGCAAGGGTGTTCGAGATTTGTTTCCCAAGCGCTTCAAAGGTCGTATTTCTGAATTCGGTTCCGAAGTAGACAAGTTCATGGGTAATTATTTCCGCGCCCAGTCCCTGGTGGCTTTGAGCGTAGGTGTTCTTTACGCTATCGGCTTTGCTATCATAGGGTTACCGATGGGCGTGGCTTTCGGCTTGGTATCTGGTGCCATGAATATGATTCCCTATTTCCAGCTGGCATCTATCCCCGTAGCGCTCCTTCTTGCTGTTGTTTATGCATTGGAATCGGGCATGCCTTTCTGGGAAGTCGCCATCATCGTCTTGCTGGTTTACCTTATCGTACAAGTGATTCAGGACTTCTTCCTTGTGCCGAAAATAGTGGGCTCCTCCATGGATTTGCCTCCTGTTGGAATCCTCCTTTCCCTCTCTATCTGGGGAAAACTCTTGGGATTCCTGGGCCTTATCGTTGCCATTCCCTTTACCTGCATTTGCCTAGTTTACATCAAGAAAATCCAGCAGAAAGCCGATAGTAGCGCCGTTCCAGCGGTGGAGGACGGCTCTAAGGCTTGATTTTATTAGGTTTTTTGAAAATTTTTGTGAAAGATTCAACTTCTTTCTGAAAAAAAAGGTATAATATTGCCATTGAAATTCTAACCTACTCAAAAACTCAAGGAGTTAATAATGAACAAGCAAGAACTCATCGACGCAATCCTCGCCAACAAGGAAGCTGGCATTGAATCCAAGGCTGCTGCTGGCCGCGCTCTCGACGCTGTGCTCGATGCAATCGCTGCTGGTGTTAAGAAGGACGGCAACGTTCAGCTCATCGGTTTCGGTACTTTCGCTGTTAAGGAACGCGCTGCTCGTGAAGGCCGCAATCCTCTGACCGGCGAAAAGATCAAGATCAAGGCTTCCAAGACCGTTGGCTTCAAGGCTGGCGCTGCTCTCAAGGGTTCCGTTGCTGCTAAGAAGGCTGCTCCCAAGGCTGCTCCGAAGGCTGCTGCAAAGCCCGCTAAGAAGGCTGCTAAGAAAAAGTAATTTTTCTTCTAGCTATTCAAAAGCTTAAAAAGAACGCCCGTCGTTGACGGGCGTTCTTTGTTTTGTTATCCTTAGAGAAAAAGGAGAGTCAATAATGATTCGCAAGTTTATCGGTTTAACCCTTCTAGTCTCTGTTCTGTCCATCATCGGCTGCGGTAACAACTCCACAGATGCAAAGGATGAATGCTCTGAAGATCCGCAGTCTCCGGCTTGTGTCAATGCAGAACCGGATCCTGTACCGGCTGAATAGTCCTTAGATTACCTGGACCAGCAATCCCTTAAGGTACTGACCTTCAGGGAATGCGGTATTCACTGGATGGTCTGCGGGCTGTCCAAAGCGTTCGATGATCTGCACTCGCTTATGGGCGTCTGCTGCAGCATCGGCGATAATCTTCTGGAACAAATCCATTTCCATCAGGCCGGAGCAACTAAAGGTTGCCAGCATTCCGCCTTCTGCCAGAAGTTTCATAGCCAACAAGTTGATGTCCTTGTAACCGCGGCAACCTTTCTGAAGGTTGTCCTTGGAGTCTACAAACTTAGGCGGATCCAATACGATAAAGTCAAAGGTTTCTGCCTTGTCGCGGCACTTACGCAGATACTGGAATACGTCTGCTTCCACGTGGGTTGCATGTGCTGTGGAAAGTTTGTTGCGCATGATGCCTTCCTTGGCAAGCTTCAGGGCGTCCTTGGAAACGTCCACCTGGTAAACCTTCTCGCAACCACCGCGAAGAGCGTACAGACCAAAGCCACCTGTATAGCAGAAGCAATTCAAGACTTTCTTTCCCTTTGCCAATTCACCTACGCGACGGCGAGCGTCTCGCTGGTCCAGATAGTAACCTGTCTTATGGCCGTTCTTTACGTCGATGGGGAAGAGAATGCCGTTCTCGTTAATGATGACCGGTTCATCGGGAACTTCGCCATAGACACAACCTGTACGGATGGGGAGACCTTCCTTCTTGCGGACGTCGGAATCGCAGCGTTCATAGATGCCGCGGCAGCCAGTTTTTTCTGCCAGTAGTTCGTAAATAATCTTACGGTTGACTTCTGCACCTGCAGCAAGAATTTCCACAGAGTAGATGTCTGCATACTTATCGATAATGCATCCGGGAATGCCGTCATTTTCCGCATTGATCAAGCGGAAGGCGCTTTCCTTGTCGGCGATGTCAAAACCGCGGCTCTTGCGGGCGGCAATGGCTCGGTCCAGAATGTCGCTAAAGAAATCTCGATCGATGTTTGCCTTTTCGCCAAAGGTCCAGAAACGTCCACGAATCTGGGATTTGGGAGAGTAGGCTGCCAAACCAAGAAAATCGCTATGATAGCTGTAAACTTCTACTACGTCGCCCAACTGGGGGTCGCCGGTAACTTCATCAATGGCGCCACTGAAAATCCAGGGATGGAAACGCAGTGCGGACTTTTCACGGGTTGCTTTCAGGATAATTGCTTTCATGGGATGAAATATAGAAATTGCTTTTTTCTATTTTTAGTCCTAAGATGTTCGAAAGCCTATTTGACAAGTATCCGTTTTTCCGTAAGATTCCTGCAGTCCTCTGCATGGCAATCATTTTTAAGCTATCTTCCATGACGCAGGCGGACCTTCAGGACTTTCCTCATGTTTGGGATAAGCTGGCTCATACTTGTGAATATGCGACTCTGGCGGGCTGTTTTGCTCTGTGGTGGAATCGCGCCAAGTGGTCCTCCCGCCAATGGCTGAGAGTCTTGATCGTGGCGGTGCTGGCTTTGGTTTATGGCTGTACCGATGAATTTCACCAGAGCTTTGTGGATGGTCGTAGCTGCGATCCTATGGACTTGATCGCAGATTTTACTGGCGGTGCTATTGGCGGAATTGTTTATGCCATTGTTTGCAAAATCCTCAATCGCTTTGATCCGCTGCCCGCAAAAGAAAATGCGCCGGACGAATCCGACGCAGAAGATCTTGAAAAAGAGAATTAGAAATTTCCTAGCAAGATGATTTCCCGCTGTAGCTGAATGTTGAATTTTTCAGCTACAGTTTTTTGTACGTACTCGCTGAGCGTCTTGATGTCGTTTGCGGTGGCGCCACCTGCATTGACGATAAAGTTGGCGTGGACGGTACTGACTTCGGCGCCACCTATGCGGAATCCCTTGAGCCCGCTTTGTTCGATGTAATAACCAGGGGCAATCTGCTGGGGCATTTCTGCGGAACCGACGGGAAGTCGCTTGAAGGTGGAACCTGCGTTGGGCATATTCAGCGGTTGGCTAGCCTTACGCTTAGCCATGCATTCCTGCATTTCCGTTTCCAGCGTGTAGCTGTCCTTGCCTGATACTTCTGCAGGCTCCAATTGGAATGTTGCAGATAAAATAATTTCTGCGGTTTCAATTTTTTTCGCTAGACCTTGGTACAGGCTGGTTCTATAACCGAAGTCACATTCTGCGGCAGGACGTACGTGATGGTTCCCATTGCGGTCTATACTTTCAACTTCCACACAGGTCTGACAGATTTCCTGACCGTATGCACCCGCATTCATATAGATGGCTCCGCCCAGAGTTCCCGGGATGCCTGCCAGCTTGTGGATTCCTGCGAAGCCCATCTTGATGGACTTGCGGGCGAATGCTCCTAGAGAAATCCCTGCGCCCACCTTGAACTTTCCGTTTCCTAGTTCTTCTACTTCGGAAAAGGGCTTGCCCAAGGTGATGATGCCGCCCTCGAACCCAGTGTCGGCAACCAGAAGGTTGGTGCCGTTGCCTACCACATAATGAGGAAGGTGCTGGTCGGCAAGCATTTTGAGTGCTTCCAGAATTTCTTCTGAGGAATCAACCTTGATGAAATATCTAGCGGGGCCGCCTACCTTGAAGGAGGTGTGGTTGCACATAGGTTCGTTTTCGAGAATTTTCATAGCCAAAATGTAACAATAAAAGGAATGAAAAATGAAATGTGAAAGATGAAAAATGAAAAAGCTTTTTGTTATACTTGTGGTACGCAAGATGACTAACGAAGAATTGAAACAGTTTAAGTCCGCAATTTCCATTACGGCGGTGGCCCAGTCCCTGGGCGTGGAAGTGAGTCACGGCAAGTGCCGTTGCTTTTTCCCGCAGCGCCATACCCATGGGGATCGCACGCCTTCTGTTTCCATATCTGAAGAGTACGGCAGTTTCCGCTGCTGGGTCTGCGACGATGTTCGTGGTGATGTAATCTCCCTTGTTCAGCTCTTGAAGGATTGTTCTTTCACAGAGGCGCTGGACTGGCTTATGGAACAATATCCGGTTCTTGTCCCCGCCAATGCGAAACGTCCTGTGGTGTCTCAGAAAACACCTGCAGTTTCCAGAGGACCTATTAATACAAAACTCGTTGCCCCTGTGGTAATTGCTCCTTCTGAAGATGTGATGCCGGAAACCGAGGAAAAAGAACTGATTTCCGAGGACGAAAGAAAGAAATTGATTCTTTCATTCTTGAAACGTCTTAGTCCGGTGGATAACACTCCCGCGGCTGCGTGGCTCATGCGTCGTCGCATTTATAAGCCTATCTGGGACAAGATGCTTCTGCGAACGATTACGGACTATAGTGCATTGAACAAGAGCCTTCGGGATGAGTTCGGTGTGGAAGTTTTGCAGCATGTAGGCCTCTTTAATGAAAAGGGCAATCTCCGTTATTACAAGCACCCTTTGATTTTTCCTTACCTGGATACGGGCCGCCGTTCCTTCTATTTCCAGGCAAGGGCTCTGGATAAGGATACCAAACCTAAGGAACTGTGCCTGAAGGGGACTGTTCCTTACCCCTACAATATGTCTGCGCTGGACCAGAAACCTGGCTGGATTTACTTATGTGAAGGTGTAGTAGATACCTTGACGATGATTGGTCAGAAGATTAATGCCGTAGGTATTCCTGGAGTTCGTTCCTTCAAGGTGAGTTGGTTGCCTCTCTTTAAGAACAAGAACGTTGTGCTGTGCCTGGATCATGATGAGGCGGGGCGCAGTGGTATGGAATATATTGGAAACCTGTTCAACCAGAATGGCATTCGCACTGTAATCCTGGGGGAGGGTATGGAAAACCT from Fibrobacter sp. UWEL includes the following:
- a CDS encoding class I SAM-dependent rRNA methyltransferase — its product is MKAIILKATREKSALRFHPWIFSGAIDEVTGDPQLGDVVEVYSYHSDFLGLAAYSPKSQIRGRFWTFGEKANIDRDFFSDILDRAIAARKSRGFDIADKESAFRLINAENDGIPGCIIDKYADIYSVEILAAGAEVNRKIIYELLAEKTGCRGIYERCDSDVRKKEGLPIRTGCVYGEVPDEPVIINENGILFPIDVKNGHKTGYYLDQRDARRRVGELAKGKKVLNCFCYTGGFGLYALRGGCEKVYQVDVSKDALKLAKEGIMRNKLSTAHATHVEADVFQYLRKCRDKAETFDFIVLDPPKFVDSKDNLQKGCRGYKDINLLAMKLLAEGGMLATFSCSGLMEMDLFQKIIADAAADAHKRVQIIERFGQPADHPVNTAFPEGQYLKGLLVQVI
- a CDS encoding toprim domain-containing protein; amino-acid sequence: MKKLFVILVVRKMTNEELKQFKSAISITAVAQSLGVEVSHGKCRCFFPQRHTHGDRTPSVSISEEYGSFRCWVCDDVRGDVISLVQLLKDCSFTEALDWLMEQYPVLVPANAKRPVVSQKTPAVSRGPINTKLVAPVVIAPSEDVMPETEEKELISEDERKKLILSFLKRLSPVDNTPAAAWLMRRRIYKPIWDKMLLRTITDYSALNKSLRDEFGVEVLQHVGLFNEKGNLRYYKHPLIFPYLDTGRRSFYFQARALDKDTKPKELCLKGTVPYPYNMSALDQKPGWIYLCEGVVDTLTMIGQKINAVGIPGVRSFKVSWLPLFKNKNVVLCLDHDEAGRSGMEYIGNLFNQNGIRTVILGEGMENLPTAMKEGQDVNEWFGGRK
- a CDS encoding tetratricopeptide repeat protein, translating into MAKVVQITSENFETEIAQPSETRAVAVLFSSAEYPDCAGYAQLMGQLSTSMDFTLGVVSCDDRANMQLIQAFRVRSVPEVHIVDKGQIADVIAGVLPEEELKKRLEKFYVSDENRFMTALEEAIAQKNYDEALPMLNEALQQKPEDKQLMLLWAKASLGIGDSEKAKEILKKFNEADDQYKEAKSLLELLDFHAEAAKKDVQGKEAIVYHEACGLAAAEQFEEALQVFLNLYVEAPEWNDGAAKKAMLTLFGVLGPKHELTWKYRAKLNTIMFI
- a CDS encoding VanZ family protein encodes the protein MFESLFDKYPFFRKIPAVLCMAIIFKLSSMTQADLQDFPHVWDKLAHTCEYATLAGCFALWWNRAKWSSRQWLRVLIVAVLALVYGCTDEFHQSFVDGRSCDPMDLIADFTGGAIGGIVYAIVCKILNRFDPLPAKENAPDESDAEDLEKEN
- a CDS encoding AI-2E family transporter codes for the protein MQVNRIWTIDKIMRLLGVVLGAVALLWLVNYLKGVLFPFFAAFLLAYILDPLVAKLQVKVKHRIIAVIIVLLCTLSVVGGLLWFIVPKIVGEIQHLGVLVSRIFSDSNWANRLSEFVPDELWNSLKNDVSWKNISTTLKELDIWQSAQSLAGKVLPGAWGVISKGGQIFVWISGASLIFMYLVFIMLDLPKLRKGVRDLFPKRFKGRISEFGSEVDKFMGNYFRAQSLVALSVGVLYAIGFAIIGLPMGVAFGLVSGAMNMIPYFQLASIPVALLLAVVYALESGMPFWEVAIIVLLVYLIVQVIQDFFLVPKIVGSSMDLPPVGILLSLSIWGKLLGFLGLIVAIPFTCICLVYIKKIQQKADSSAVPAVEDGSKA
- the murB gene encoding UDP-N-acetylmuramate dehydrogenase → MKILENEPMCNHTSFKVGGPARYFIKVDSSEEILEALKMLADQHLPHYVVGNGTNLLVADTGFEGGIITLGKPFSEVEELGNGKFKVGAGISLGAFARKSIKMGFAGIHKLAGIPGTLGGAIYMNAGAYGQEICQTCVEVESIDRNGNHHVRPAAECDFGYRTSLYQGLAKKIETAEIILSATFQLEPAEVSGKDSYTLETEMQECMAKRKASQPLNMPNAGSTFKRLPVGSAEMPQQIAPGYYIEQSGLKGFRIGGAEVSTVHANFIVNAGGATANDIKTLSEYVQKTVAEKFNIQLQREIILLGNF
- a CDS encoding HU family DNA-binding protein, translating into MNKQELIDAILANKEAGIESKAAAGRALDAVLDAIAAGVKKDGNVQLIGFGTFAVKERAAREGRNPLTGEKIKIKASKTVGFKAGAALKGSVAAKKAAPKAAPKAAAKPAKKAAKKK
- a CDS encoding FISUMP domain-containing protein, whose amino-acid sequence is MTKHIWAAALAATALYFSACSEGDTVSSSEFHGADYLFNSQSEMKGLPCDKDHENSTAYYKPDDVILSCEYSSKYKEWVWTASSNNEESSSSKEDDSSSSNGSSSSAQSSSSSKMVESSSSVKSDSSERLPKDTTSAERPERYELPELDSASIKIAEPCVIDSVDNCEYGTFTDARDGHIYKTINIGTQTWMAENLTFQYHSSSAIGGRPNTQIHTGFNGCLHTTFNNDDCPADSVVYTWSAAMDSAGLFSEDAIGCGDSTLCYNAPEVQGVCPEGWHLPNINEWKELAFATNLSSTDSLNARGFNLTSTSSFNDFWSSTEEWINHVYLAIFYADMGFYSSTTRPKDDNRPVRCVKNTSNQARVKTSYFIDKRNGEFYKTAKIGNQTWMAQDLQYPYRDAVRSYDDYPAIACNAEEYHGKGYQLNYKYSWAAVVDSLGNFDGIGKGCGSFVDCDIKETIVGVCPEGWHIPDSTEWAELINYVKKDNPTVGTANSLASIYFSNRATNKYGFTVTATGYASYEIGSSLHVTKDAYFWTATQHSEYSAVAVVFKQNFDDARFDSMNKKYMYSIRCVED